From a region of the Streptomyces tirandamycinicus genome:
- a CDS encoding LPXTG cell wall anchor domain-containing protein — protein sequence MKLRRAVAVAAATAVIAPAAFLAAPAAYATTGGTTSTTSGSSGESETSNADETPVTPETPAGETAAEETPAEETKPGEETKPGDDTKPADDSKQAEETKPGEETKPGDGTKPAEETKPGDEEDPEEEYYEECPVDDEGNDLDNRLELEVKGLPGKIVAGSGWHEFSLRATNNSDKALGTVGWALFVDNFSESENEKDWLGTYAQVQFKDENGKWDQMPAEFGNGGYLGETELDAKAFVDLQLRLNISSKAPAGDAYSVGFGGYVDAETDCVHSTFSDWFFTVLSPGTDNEKPGEAKPGDGKDKDPKPNPKPQGGLKEIPVTGSLAETGSSSALPAIGIAGGVALVAGAGVVFAMKRRKGDATA from the coding sequence ATGAAGCTTCGCCGCGCTGTGGCCGTCGCTGCCGCGACCGCTGTCATAGCCCCTGCCGCCTTCCTGGCGGCGCCGGCCGCGTACGCAACGACGGGTGGCACCACCAGCACGACGTCCGGCTCCAGCGGTGAGTCGGAGACCTCGAACGCGGACGAGACCCCCGTCACGCCGGAGACCCCGGCGGGCGAGACCGCGGCCGAGGAAACCCCGGCCGAGGAGACCAAGCCGGGCGAGGAGACCAAGCCGGGCGACGACACCAAGCCGGCGGACGACTCCAAGCAGGCCGAGGAGACCAAGCCGGGCGAGGAGACCAAGCCGGGCGACGGCACCAAGCCCGCCGAGGAGACCAAGCCGGGCGACGAAGAGGACCCCGAAGAGGAGTACTACGAGGAGTGCCCGGTCGACGACGAGGGCAACGACCTCGACAACCGGCTGGAGCTGGAGGTCAAGGGCCTGCCCGGCAAGATCGTCGCGGGCAGCGGCTGGCACGAGTTCTCGCTGCGCGCCACCAACAACTCCGACAAGGCCCTCGGCACCGTCGGATGGGCGCTCTTCGTCGACAACTTCTCGGAGAGCGAGAACGAGAAGGACTGGCTGGGCACCTACGCCCAGGTCCAGTTCAAGGACGAGAACGGCAAGTGGGACCAGATGCCGGCGGAGTTCGGCAACGGCGGCTACCTGGGTGAGACCGAGCTCGACGCCAAGGCCTTCGTGGACCTGCAGCTGCGCCTGAACATCTCGTCGAAGGCGCCGGCCGGCGACGCCTACTCGGTCGGCTTCGGCGGCTACGTGGACGCCGAGACGGACTGCGTGCACAGCACCTTCTCCGACTGGTTCTTCACCGTCCTGTCCCCGGGCACCGACAACGAGAAGCCGGGTGAGGCCAAGCCGGGCGACGGCAAGGACAAGGACCCCAAGCCGAACCCGAAGCCCCAGGGCGGGCTCAAGGAGATCCCCGTCACCGGCAGCCTCGCCGAGACCGGCTCCTCCTCCGCGCTCCCGGCCATCGGCATCGCCGGCGGTGTCGCCCTGGTCGCCGGTGCCGGTGTCGTCTTCGCGATGAAGCGCCGCAAGGGCGACGCCACCGCGTAA
- a CDS encoding protein kinase, whose translation MDDYAGRVLADRYRLPLPPSDEYELVETRAFDTYSGQEVLVRQVPLPEVVEAEVLDDQGGTGLPSPRRASGRTTRRPTDPAVRRAVEAAQAAAQIPDHPRLDQVFDVFAEDGSLWIVSELVAARPLAAMLAERPLNPYRAAEIGADVLTALRALHAHGWTHRNITVRTVLVCDDGRVVLTGLAAGAAEEALCGYAPVPDPEAGIEEAEPVDAQVDPPVHAPVHAPYGSPQGPSYEPRRGPSYEPSRPAGPVPPGPGGQRPPGPAAHEAEPHRTPPPHERPPAPASPPDPAPGPVLPGRGAAARYVPPAYGPGFGGGRDDARAARAGAIAAYRAGTRAAARISEENRRGPARGEGGPDEAVSAATAAGEGDRTALPPAGGPAGIGRLHHPGVRDERYERGAAEGSGTPPGSVVPPPRSGAALPAQRAALPAPQWWSRPGDGAAEYAHDTGYPRGAYDARDAQVPHDAHDAEYPHDAHDAGDAGAAGNPHDAYDAHGTHDTEGTHDTHDTHDTQGAGYPDEHRAPGDGDGPYGGAPQDPPGGPRRARLAGVWRDGPGPASDGSAPVPAGGGAAGYGGNARDALRADAQRGADAYGGVRPVSPGGRWDEVVAAGAPPAEYRGPTTPLAAERARQTRIAVVGAVTERWAPEQAGPVHENWQLAPPIGPATDLWALGALLYRAVQGHAPYPEENAAELVQLVCAEPPAFAEECGPLRPVVESLLRQDPTERPDFEELRGWLRSLVRSAPEPDAGAEVVPLPSVDGTRLPVVRRRGELVRRRRGGSAELRGRHRHKKAREPRESREPREHRDPGGRRDRPGRSPRSLGRMLLVLILLALAAAVAYAVLFMPKAGSGSTSSSAPVSSSSAPASSSPRVPDRPGGPAGEAGGGPSPDGKGPQTSAPAVDLAEGYVVRVDPEGFRIGVDKTWQRRPVNDSGQVRYIGGDFTLIVVPGRDSVGENGSDPMAYQRDRERELQPFRDSSWSTASGLRRIDVGKQAMAEGQFTWQDSTGREVYVRNLAMIVGDRYHVLQVIGPEGQRDKVTEIYQQATAAYRAAS comes from the coding sequence GTGGACGACTACGCGGGAAGGGTGCTGGCCGACCGCTACCGGCTGCCCCTGCCGCCCTCCGACGAGTACGAACTCGTCGAGACGCGCGCCTTCGACACCTACAGCGGCCAGGAAGTCCTCGTGCGGCAGGTCCCGTTGCCGGAGGTCGTCGAGGCCGAGGTGCTGGACGACCAGGGGGGCACCGGCCTCCCCTCGCCGCGCCGGGCCTCCGGGCGCACCACCCGCAGGCCGACCGATCCGGCGGTGCGGCGGGCCGTGGAGGCCGCGCAGGCCGCCGCGCAGATCCCCGACCATCCGCGGCTCGACCAGGTCTTCGACGTCTTCGCCGAGGACGGGTCGCTGTGGATAGTGAGTGAGCTGGTCGCCGCCCGTCCGCTCGCGGCGATGCTCGCGGAGCGGCCGCTGAACCCCTACCGGGCCGCGGAGATCGGCGCGGACGTGCTCACGGCTTTGCGCGCCCTCCACGCGCACGGCTGGACCCACCGGAACATCACCGTCCGCACGGTGCTCGTGTGCGACGACGGCCGCGTCGTGCTGACCGGCCTCGCTGCGGGCGCCGCGGAGGAGGCCCTCTGCGGGTACGCGCCGGTCCCGGACCCCGAGGCGGGGATCGAGGAGGCCGAGCCGGTCGATGCGCAGGTCGATCCGCCCGTCCATGCTCCGGTCCATGCGCCGTACGGGTCGCCGCAGGGGCCGTCGTACGAGCCGCGTCGAGGTCCGTCGTACGAGCCGTCTCGTCCGGCCGGGCCGGTGCCGCCGGGCCCCGGCGGGCAGCGGCCCCCGGGCCCGGCAGCGCACGAGGCGGAGCCTCACCGCACCCCGCCCCCTCACGAGCGGCCGCCCGCACCCGCGTCCCCGCCGGACCCGGCGCCCGGACCGGTCCTCCCCGGCCGCGGCGCCGCGGCCCGGTACGTCCCTCCCGCGTACGGCCCCGGGTTCGGCGGCGGCCGGGACGATGCGCGTGCCGCGCGGGCCGGTGCCATCGCCGCCTACCGGGCGGGTACCCGCGCCGCCGCCCGGATCAGCGAGGAGAACCGGCGGGGACCGGCCCGCGGCGAGGGCGGGCCGGACGAGGCCGTCAGTGCCGCCACGGCGGCCGGCGAGGGCGACCGGACGGCCCTGCCGCCCGCGGGCGGGCCGGCCGGCATCGGACGGCTGCACCACCCCGGCGTACGGGACGAGCGGTACGAACGGGGCGCCGCGGAAGGCTCCGGGACGCCCCCCGGCAGCGTCGTGCCCCCGCCCCGCTCCGGTGCGGCCCTGCCCGCCCAGCGCGCCGCCCTGCCCGCCCCCCAGTGGTGGTCCCGCCCCGGCGACGGCGCCGCCGAGTACGCCCACGACACCGGGTACCCCCGCGGCGCCTACGACGCCCGCGACGCGCAGGTCCCTCACGACGCCCACGACGCCGAGTACCCCCACGACGCCCACGACGCCGGGGACGCCGGCGCCGCCGGGAACCCCCACGACGCTTACGACGCCCACGGCACCCACGACACCGAGGGCACCCACGACACCCACGACACCCACGACACCCAGGGCGCCGGGTACCCGGACGAGCACCGCGCCCCGGGTGACGGTGACGGCCCTTACGGCGGAGCCCCTCAGGACCCGCCCGGCGGTCCCCGGCGAGCCCGGCTCGCGGGTGTCTGGCGCGACGGGCCCGGCCCCGCCTCGGACGGGTCGGCTCCGGTGCCGGCCGGCGGCGGTGCGGCCGGGTACGGGGGCAACGCCCGCGACGCGCTGCGCGCCGACGCCCAGCGGGGGGCCGACGCGTACGGCGGTGTGCGGCCCGTCTCCCCGGGCGGCCGCTGGGACGAGGTCGTCGCCGCCGGAGCGCCCCCGGCGGAGTACCGAGGGCCCACCACACCGCTCGCCGCCGAGCGCGCCCGGCAGACCCGGATCGCGGTCGTCGGCGCGGTCACCGAGCGCTGGGCACCCGAGCAGGCCGGCCCGGTCCACGAGAACTGGCAGCTGGCCCCGCCCATCGGCCCGGCCACCGACCTGTGGGCGCTCGGCGCCCTGCTGTACCGCGCGGTGCAGGGCCACGCCCCGTACCCGGAGGAGAACGCGGCCGAACTGGTGCAGCTGGTCTGCGCCGAGCCGCCGGCGTTCGCCGAGGAGTGCGGTCCGCTGCGTCCCGTCGTGGAGTCCCTGCTGCGTCAGGACCCCACCGAGCGACCCGACTTCGAGGAGCTGCGGGGCTGGCTGCGGTCGCTCGTACGCTCCGCCCCGGAGCCCGACGCGGGCGCCGAAGTGGTTCCGCTTCCCTCCGTCGACGGCACCCGCCTCCCCGTCGTACGGCGCAGGGGGGAGCTGGTCCGCAGGCGCCGCGGCGGTTCAGCCGAACTCCGCGGCCGGCACCGCCACAAGAAGGCCAGGGAACCCCGGGAATCCAGGGAACCCCGGGAGCACCGGGACCCAGGGGGCCGCCGTGACCGGCCGGGGCGCAGCCCGCGCTCGCTGGGCCGGATGCTGCTCGTCCTGATCCTGCTCGCTCTCGCCGCCGCCGTCGCCTACGCGGTGCTGTTCATGCCCAAGGCCGGCTCCGGGTCCACGTCCTCGTCGGCACCGGTGTCATCCTCGTCCGCACCGGCCTCGTCCTCGCCCCGGGTGCCGGACCGGCCGGGCGGCCCCGCCGGCGAGGCCGGCGGCGGCCCGTCCCCGGACGGGAAGGGGCCGCAGACCTCGGCGCCCGCCGTGGACCTCGCCGAGGGCTATGTCGTCCGGGTGGACCCCGAGGGCTTCCGGATCGGTGTCGACAAGACCTGGCAGCGCAGACCCGTGAACGACAGCGGACAGGTCCGCTACATCGGTGGGGACTTCACGCTCATCGTCGTCCCCGGCCGGGACTCCGTCGGGGAGAACGGCTCGGACCCGATGGCGTACCAGCGCGACAGGGAGCGCGAGCTCCAGCCGTTCCGCGACTCCTCCTGGTCCACGGCCTCCGGGCTGCGCCGGATCGACGTGGGCAAACAGGCCATGGCGGAGGGCCAGTTCACCTGGCAGGACAGCACCGGACGCGAGGTGTACGTACGCAACCTCGCCATGATCGTCGGTGACCGGTACCACGTGCTGCAGGTGATCGGGCCCGAGGGCCAGCGGGACAAGGTCACCGAGATCTACCAGCAGGCCACGGCCGCGTACCGCGCCGCGAGTTGA
- a CDS encoding serine/threonine-protein kinase encodes MEQAQSAGTAAGLLLAGRYRLTESIGRGGMGKVWRAQDEVLHRTVAVKELTAGLYVSEADRRVLHARTQKEARAAARISHPGVVTVHDVLEYDGRPWIVMQYVDGPSLADSTAESGRVEPAEAARIGLHVLGALRAAHAAGVLHRDVKPGNVLLASDGRVLLTDFGIAAIEGDATITRTGELVGSIDYLAPERVRGGDPGPASDLWSLGATLYAAVEGRSPFRCTSPLSTMQAVVTEEHPPPRHAGALEPVIAALLRKEPEQRPPADELERMLREVMEGRRPRAAQAFVPARTADPAERPVPTALLTGPMSSPGPGVPAPKRSGAWRRVVVVAVLAGVTGAAAGFLALRYGSGGGSPGTGAAKSPTASGTPTGTPTGTPGTAAGPGDGQQWQRVRDPEGFSLLVPAGWSRQRAGDQIDYTPDGGRRLIRISIDRTPDFENPYLHMLDVEKTVKKRLPEYRRLRLDQNAFRDREKSALWEFTWTETKDNAGERRAIDQVYFGDDGTEYALYMSSPAEEWTTTRQRFDRMVQSFQPTTG; translated from the coding sequence GTGGAACAGGCACAGAGCGCGGGGACGGCAGCGGGACTTCTGCTGGCGGGCCGGTACCGGCTGACCGAGAGCATCGGCCGCGGAGGCATGGGCAAGGTCTGGCGCGCGCAGGACGAGGTCCTCCACCGGACCGTCGCCGTCAAGGAACTGACCGCCGGTCTGTACGTGTCCGAGGCCGACCGCAGGGTGCTGCACGCGCGTACCCAGAAGGAGGCCCGCGCGGCCGCCCGGATCAGCCACCCCGGCGTCGTCACCGTGCACGACGTACTGGAGTACGACGGCCGTCCGTGGATCGTGATGCAGTACGTCGACGGCCCGTCACTCGCCGACTCGACCGCGGAGTCCGGCCGGGTCGAGCCGGCCGAGGCCGCCCGGATCGGGCTGCACGTCCTCGGCGCGCTGCGTGCCGCGCACGCCGCCGGTGTGCTGCACCGGGACGTCAAGCCCGGCAATGTGCTGCTCGCCTCGGACGGGCGGGTTCTCCTCACCGACTTCGGGATCGCCGCGATCGAGGGCGACGCCACCATCACCAGGACCGGGGAACTCGTCGGCTCCATCGACTACCTGGCCCCCGAGCGGGTCCGCGGAGGCGATCCCGGTCCCGCCTCGGACCTGTGGTCCCTGGGCGCCACCCTCTACGCGGCGGTCGAGGGGAGGTCGCCGTTCCGGTGCACGTCCCCGCTGTCCACGATGCAGGCGGTGGTGACGGAGGAGCATCCGCCACCGCGGCACGCGGGAGCGCTGGAGCCGGTCATCGCGGCGCTGCTCCGCAAGGAGCCCGAGCAGCGCCCGCCCGCCGACGAGCTCGAACGGATGCTGCGGGAGGTGATGGAGGGCCGGCGGCCCAGGGCGGCGCAGGCGTTCGTACCGGCACGGACCGCCGATCCCGCGGAGCGGCCCGTGCCGACCGCACTGCTGACCGGGCCCATGTCGTCCCCGGGGCCCGGGGTACCCGCGCCGAAACGTTCCGGTGCCTGGCGCCGGGTGGTCGTCGTGGCCGTCCTCGCGGGCGTGACCGGTGCCGCCGCCGGATTCCTCGCCCTGCGGTACGGCAGCGGCGGCGGAAGCCCCGGTACCGGCGCCGCCAAGTCGCCCACCGCCTCCGGCACCCCGACCGGCACCCCGACCGGCACCCCGGGCACGGCGGCGGGGCCCGGGGACGGGCAGCAGTGGCAGCGGGTGCGGGACCCGGAGGGCTTCAGCCTGCTGGTACCGGCGGGCTGGTCCCGCCAGCGGGCCGGCGACCAGATCGACTACACACCCGACGGCGGCCGCCGGCTCATCCGCATCAGCATCGACCGGACGCCCGACTTCGAGAACCCGTACCTCCACATGCTCGACGTCGAGAAGACCGTCAAGAAGCGGCTGCCCGAGTACCGGCGGCTGAGGCTCGACCAGAACGCCTTCCGGGACCGGGAGAAGTCCGCCCTGTGGGAGTTCACCTGGACCGAGACCAAGGACAACGCGGGTGAGCGGCGCGCCATCGACCAGGTCTACTTCGGCGACGACGGCACCGAGTACGCGCTCTACATGTCCAGCCCGGCCGAGGAGTGGACGACGACCCGGCAGCGCTTCGACAGGATGGTGCAGAGCTTCCAGCCCACTACCGGGTGA
- a CDS encoding chorismate mutase — translation MPATDTAARIDTGARIDTAARPDTGARTDDAADLITSARERIDALDDRIIGLIQERTAVSAVIQEARITSGGRRVNLSREMEVLGHYRDALGKPGTALAMTLLELCRGRV, via the coding sequence GTGCCCGCCACCGACACCGCAGCCCGTATCGACACCGGCGCCCGCATCGACACCGCGGCCCGTCCCGACACCGGCGCCCGCACCGACGACGCCGCGGACCTGATCACCAGTGCCCGTGAGCGCATCGACGCCCTCGACGACCGGATCATCGGGTTGATCCAGGAACGGACGGCCGTCTCGGCCGTCATCCAGGAGGCCCGGATCACGTCCGGCGGCCGCCGGGTGAACCTCTCCCGCGAGATGGAGGTGCTCGGCCACTACCGGGACGCGCTGGGCAAGCCGGGGACGGCACTGGCCATGACGCTGCTGGAGTTGTGCCGAGGCCGCGTCTGA
- a CDS encoding GMC family oxidoreductase — MSEDFPARVPGDQAERDTDSARGTDSARGTDSARGTDSARGTDSARGTDSARGTDSAHGTDPAHGKDFAHATDSAHAADSAYDDSAYDYDVVVVGSGFGGSVSALRLTEKGYRVGVLEAGRRFTRETLPKNSWDLRNYLWAPALGLFGIQRIHLLGNVMVLAGAGVGGGSLNYANTLYVPPAPFFNDPQWKDITDWQEELRPYYDQAKRMLGVRLNPTMTPSDVHLKATAQAMGVGDTFHMAPVGVFFGDGRDAAGDDGTGTAKAEPGAEVPDPYFGGAGPSRRACTECGECMTGCRHGAKNTLNENYLHLAERAGAVIHPMTSVVSVREDSRGGFAVGTVPSDNRRRGAGRTFTARRVVVAAGTYGTQTLLHRMRDDGLLPRISARLGELTRTNSEAIVGAQTDDRRYRKRHGKDRVDFTRGVAITSSIHPDASTHIEPVRYGKGSNAMGGMTVLQVPYSSRRVLAWFANCARHPLRTVRALSNRRWSERTIIGLVMQSLDNSLTTYRKPSGVGKGLLTARQGHGAPNPGQIPEATRAATLLAEEINGFAGSNIGELVGTPLTAHFLGGCPIGASAETGVIDPYHRLYGHPGISVVDGAAVSANLGVNPSLTITAQAERAMSFWPNKGEQDLRPVQGAGYERLAPVAPKAPAVPADAFGALNLPFLGVPTVPPKSS; from the coding sequence ATGTCCGAGGACTTCCCTGCCCGGGTTCCGGGTGACCAGGCCGAGCGTGACACGGATTCCGCCCGCGGCACGGATTCCGCCCGCGGCACGGATTCCGCCCGCGGCACGGATTCCGCCCGCGGCACGGATTCCGCCCGCGGCACGGATTCCGCCCGCGGCACGGATTCCGCCCACGGCACGGATCCCGCCCACGGCAAGGACTTCGCCCACGCCACGGATTCCGCGCACGCCGCGGATTCCGCGTACGACGACTCCGCGTACGACTACGACGTGGTCGTCGTCGGCTCGGGCTTCGGCGGATCGGTCTCCGCGCTGCGTCTCACCGAGAAGGGCTACCGCGTCGGCGTCCTGGAGGCGGGCCGCCGCTTCACCCGGGAGACCCTCCCCAAGAACTCCTGGGACCTGCGCAACTACCTCTGGGCCCCGGCCCTCGGCCTCTTCGGCATCCAGCGCATCCATCTGCTGGGCAATGTGATGGTGCTCGCCGGAGCGGGAGTCGGCGGCGGGTCCCTCAACTACGCCAACACCCTCTACGTGCCGCCCGCGCCGTTCTTCAACGACCCGCAGTGGAAGGACATCACGGACTGGCAGGAGGAACTGAGGCCCTACTACGACCAGGCCAAGCGGATGCTCGGGGTACGGCTCAACCCGACCATGACCCCGTCGGACGTCCATCTGAAGGCCACGGCGCAGGCGATGGGCGTCGGCGACACCTTCCACATGGCGCCGGTCGGCGTCTTCTTCGGCGACGGCAGGGACGCCGCGGGCGACGACGGCACCGGTACGGCGAAGGCCGAGCCCGGGGCCGAGGTCCCCGACCCGTACTTCGGCGGCGCCGGGCCCTCGCGTCGCGCCTGCACGGAGTGCGGCGAGTGCATGACGGGCTGCCGCCACGGAGCCAAGAACACCCTGAACGAGAACTACCTCCACCTCGCCGAGAGGGCGGGTGCCGTCATCCACCCCATGACGTCGGTGGTCTCCGTGCGCGAGGACTCCCGGGGCGGCTTCGCGGTCGGGACCGTGCCCAGCGACAACCGGCGCAGGGGCGCGGGCCGCACGTTCACGGCCCGCCGGGTCGTCGTCGCCGCCGGCACGTACGGCACCCAGACCCTGCTGCACCGGATGAGGGACGACGGGCTGCTGCCGCGGATCTCCGCCCGGCTCGGCGAGCTGACCCGCACCAACTCCGAGGCCATCGTCGGCGCCCAGACCGACGACCGGCGCTACCGCAAGCGCCACGGCAAGGACAGGGTGGACTTCACCCGGGGCGTCGCCATCACGTCCTCGATCCACCCGGACGCCAGCACCCACATCGAGCCGGTCCGCTACGGCAAGGGCTCCAACGCGATGGGCGGGATGACCGTCCTCCAGGTCCCGTACAGTTCGCGGCGCGTCCTGGCCTGGTTCGCCAACTGCGCCCGCCACCCGTTGCGCACCGTCCGGGCCCTGTCCAACCGCCGCTGGTCGGAGCGGACCATCATCGGCCTGGTGATGCAGTCCCTGGACAACTCGCTGACGACGTACCGCAAGCCCAGTGGTGTCGGCAAGGGTCTGCTGACGGCACGTCAGGGTCATGGAGCCCCTAACCCCGGCCAGATACCCGAGGCCACCCGCGCCGCGACGCTCCTCGCCGAGGAGATCAACGGCTTCGCCGGATCCAACATCGGCGAACTCGTCGGCACCCCGCTCACCGCCCACTTCCTCGGCGGCTGCCCCATCGGGGCCTCGGCGGAGACCGGCGTCATCGATCCGTACCACCGCCTGTACGGGCACCCGGGCATATCGGTCGTCGACGGGGCCGCGGTGTCCGCCAACCTCGGAGTGAACCCGTCCCTGACGATCACGGCCCAGGCGGAGCGAGCGATGTCGTTCTGGCCCAACAAGGGCGAGCAGGACCTCCGCCCCGTGCAGGGCGCCGGCTACGAACGCCTGGCCCCGGTCGCGCCCAAGGCCCCGGCCGTTCCCGCGGACGCCTTCGGGGCTTTGAACCTCCCCTTCCTCGGTGTGCCGACGGTCCCGCCGAAGTCCTCCTGA
- a CDS encoding succinic semialdehyde dehydrogenase: MTDSQAPAAPHTGALGTNPTAAAPAGARTAADVVTPEVVAQLTRGVVGSGRTANHTPFTGEKLADLPESTPEDVAEAFARARAAQPVWAATSPRARAAVLLRFHDLVLERQAEVLDLIQLETGKARLHAHEEVLAVAVAARHYGRKAPSYLRPRRHTGVVPVLTKTTELRQPRGVVGQIAPWNYPLELSVGDALPAFVSGNAVVMKPDTETALTALWARDLLVEAGLPADVFQVVLGDGPVVGPEVVRHADYVSFTGSTRTGREVAQGAAARLVGVSLELGGKNAMLVLHDADVDKAAAGAVRACFSSAGQLCISIERLYVHESVADAFVERFAARTKAMRLGSALAYGADMGSLVGERQLETVKRHVEEAVAKGARLVAGGVHRTDVGPLFYEPTILDGVEAPMSVCTEETFGPVVSIYRFTDEDDVIEQANATPYGLNSSVWTRDGKRGHAVAARLRTGTVNINEGYAPAYGSVQSPMGGMKDSGLSRRHGSEGILKYTEAQTVAQQRLIPLAPSFGMDDEKYAAFMSTSLKVMKALRLR, encoded by the coding sequence ATGACGGACTCGCAGGCCCCCGCCGCCCCGCACACCGGCGCCCTCGGCACCAACCCCACCGCCGCCGCCCCGGCCGGCGCGCGCACCGCCGCCGACGTGGTCACACCCGAGGTGGTCGCCCAGCTCACCCGGGGCGTCGTCGGCTCCGGCCGTACCGCCAACCACACCCCGTTCACCGGTGAGAAGCTGGCGGACCTGCCCGAGTCCACCCCCGAGGACGTGGCCGAGGCCTTCGCCCGCGCCCGGGCCGCCCAGCCCGTCTGGGCCGCGACCTCCCCGCGCGCCCGCGCCGCCGTGCTGCTGCGCTTCCACGACCTGGTCCTGGAACGCCAGGCCGAGGTGCTCGACCTCATCCAGCTGGAGACGGGCAAGGCCAGGCTGCACGCCCACGAGGAGGTCCTGGCCGTCGCCGTCGCCGCCCGCCACTACGGCCGGAAAGCGCCCTCGTACCTGAGGCCCAGGCGGCACACCGGCGTGGTCCCCGTCCTCACCAAGACCACCGAGCTGCGCCAGCCGCGGGGGGTCGTGGGCCAGATCGCCCCCTGGAACTACCCGCTGGAGCTGTCGGTCGGCGACGCGCTGCCCGCGTTCGTCTCCGGCAACGCCGTCGTGATGAAGCCCGACACCGAGACCGCGCTGACCGCACTCTGGGCCCGTGACCTGCTCGTCGAGGCAGGGCTCCCGGCGGACGTCTTCCAGGTCGTCCTCGGCGACGGCCCGGTCGTCGGCCCCGAGGTCGTACGGCACGCCGACTACGTCTCGTTCACGGGCTCCACCCGCACCGGCCGCGAGGTCGCGCAGGGCGCCGCCGCCCGTCTCGTCGGCGTCTCCCTCGAACTCGGCGGGAAGAACGCGATGCTGGTGCTGCACGACGCCGACGTCGACAAGGCCGCGGCGGGCGCCGTCCGGGCCTGCTTCTCCTCGGCCGGGCAGCTCTGCATCTCCATCGAGCGGCTGTATGTGCACGAGTCGGTAGCCGACGCGTTCGTGGAGCGCTTCGCGGCCCGCACGAAGGCCATGCGGCTGGGCAGCGCCCTCGCCTACGGCGCGGACATGGGCTCCCTGGTGGGCGAGCGCCAGCTGGAGACGGTCAAGCGACACGTCGAGGAGGCCGTCGCCAAGGGCGCCAGGCTCGTCGCGGGCGGCGTCCACCGCACCGACGTCGGCCCGCTGTTCTACGAGCCGACCATCCTCGACGGGGTGGAGGCGCCGATGTCCGTCTGCACCGAGGAGACGTTCGGACCGGTGGTGTCCATCTACCGGTTCACCGACGAGGACGACGTCATCGAGCAGGCCAACGCCACGCCGTACGGCCTCAACTCCAGTGTCTGGACCAGGGACGGCAAGCGCGGCCACGCGGTCGCCGCCCGGCTGCGCACCGGCACCGTCAACATCAACGAGGGCTACGCCCCCGCCTACGGCAGTGTGCAGTCGCCGATGGGCGGCATGAAGGACTCCGGGCTGAGCCGGCGGCACGGCTCCGAGGGCATCCTCAAGTACACCGAGGCCCAGACCGTGGCACAGCAGCGGCTGATCCCGCTCGCCCCGTCCTTCGGTATGGACGACGAGAAGTACGCGGCGTTCATGAGCACGTCCCTGAAGGTGATGAAGGCCCTGCGGCTGCGCTAG